Below is a genomic region from Sphingomonas phyllosphaerae.
GGCGGCGGTGGCGACGGTGACGGTCATGCCGGCGGGCAGCGCGCGCGACAGCTCGGCGGCGGCGAGGCGCAGCGTGGCGGTGTCGCCGCGGATCGCCACCGTCGTCGCGGACGGCGACGCCGCGGGCGCGCGCAGCCACAGCCGGTAGCCGTCGTCGGCGTGCGCGGGGCCAGCCATCAGCAGGGCGAGCGCACCCAGCCATCCCGAACGTGCCTTCATCATCGCTCCCGCTACCTTCGACGGCATTGACAACGCCGCTTCTTGACCGGCATGTTAACGCTATCAGTGAAAATTCACAAGTCCCGGCAGCAGATCGGGCGTGACTGGAGAGAGTGCGCGTGGCCACCAATCGTCGAGTTGATCCGATCCGTATGCGCCGGGGCATCGCCGCGCCGGCCACTACGCTCGAATGCGCCTGAGAGACGACATGCCGACCATCACCGACGCGCGCGTCATCATCACCTCGCCGGGCCGCAACTTCGTCACACTGAAGATTGTCTGCGACGACGGCACCACCGGGGTCGGCGATGCGACGCTCAACGGGCGCGAACTGGCGGTCGCCGCCTATCTGTCCGAGCATGTCGTGCCCTGCCTGATCGGGCGCGACGCGCACCGGATCGAGGACATCTGGCAGTATCTCTATAAGGGGGCGTACTGGCGGCGCGGGCCGGTGACGATGAGCGCGATCGCGGCGGTCGACGTGGCGCTGTGGGACATCAAGGGCAAGCTCGCCGGGATGCCGGTGTACCAGTTGCTCGGCGGCGCGAGCCGCGAGGCGTGCATGGTCTATGCGCACGCCAACGGCACGACGATCGAGGACACGATCAACGTCGCGCTGGCCGAGCGCGACAAGGGATACAAGGCGATCCGGCTACAATGCGGGGTGCCGGGACTCGCCTCCACCTATGGCGTCGCCAAGCCGGGTCAGCGCTACGAGCCCGCCGATGCCGCGCTGCCGAGCGAGTCGGTGTGGTCGACCGAAAAGTATCTGCGCGTCGTGCCCGAGCTGTTTGCCGCTGCGCGCGAGGCGCTGGGGCCGGACGTGCACCTGCTCCACG
It encodes:
- a CDS encoding D-galactonate dehydratase family protein, with the translated sequence MPTITDARVIITSPGRNFVTLKIVCDDGTTGVGDATLNGRELAVAAYLSEHVVPCLIGRDAHRIEDIWQYLYKGAYWRRGPVTMSAIAAVDVALWDIKGKLAGMPVYQLLGGASREACMVYAHANGTTIEDTINVALAERDKGYKAIRLQCGVPGLASTYGVAKPGQRYEPADAALPSESVWSTEKYLRVVPELFAAAREALGPDVHLLHDVHHRLTPIEAGRLGRDLEPYRPFWIEDPTPAENQDAFRLIRQHTTTPIAVGEVFNSIWDCKALIEQQLIDYVRATIVHAGGITHLRRVAALADLYQVRTGCHGATDLSPVTMAAALHFGLSIPNFGVQEHMPHTAETDAVFPHGYRFEQGMMHPGDAPGLGVDVDEELAAGYEYKRAYLPVNRLEDGTLWSW